In a genomic window of Dermochelys coriacea isolate rDerCor1 chromosome 11, rDerCor1.pri.v4, whole genome shotgun sequence:
- the NDUFB3 gene encoding NADH dehydrogenase [ubiquinone] 1 beta subcomplex subunit 3 isoform X2, with product MVQTCIRLCIALSVGDCQCVYMGHGHEHGHGKMELPDYKQWKIEGTPLQDVQERLAKRGLRDPWLRNEAWRYMGGFAKPVTVMDVLTKGFKWGFVAFVVALGIEYTLFPPKKNGGHH from the exons ATGGTGCAGACCTGTATCCGACTCTGTATCGCTCTTTCTGTAGGAGACTGTCAGTGTGTAT ACATGGGGCATGGACATGAGCATGGTCATGGGAAAATGGAACTCCCTGACTATAAACAATGGAAGATAGAGGGTACTCCACTACAGGATGTCCAAGAAAGACTGGCTAAGCGGGGTCTCAGAGACCCATGGCTTCG CAATGAAGCATGGAGATATATGGGTGGCTTTGCAAAACCGGTCACTGTTATGGACGTTCTCACCAAAGGTTTCAAGTGGGGATTCGTAGCCTTTGTGGTAGCTCTTGGGATTGAGTACACACTGTTCCCTCCGAAGAAAAATGGAGGACATCACTGA
- the NDUFB3 gene encoding NADH dehydrogenase [ubiquinone] 1 beta subcomplex subunit 3 isoform X1 — translation MRERGGQGSPRATGRGLRGWRSRVPWQVPARGPRSPWGAGISAALAPVRTTGAQAAPRAEGPARAQHRLREGPGLTSAGLAPRLQRGAPPPPPPAPARCPRYLPPPLPSPSGLLCGQPCSAATHPAIGPLPPANKRRAHWLFPPLPPLVLPLRPARHRGWEPGTRLRERRLQLRRNGAGPQRRLGATGSGAGKAPGTYAPGSVPCRSQSQRATSAPGAGAPGLSRVTERPDMGHGHEHGHGKMELPDYKQWKIEGTPLQDVQERLAKRGLRDPWLRNEAWRYMGGFAKPVTVMDVLTKGFKWGFVAFVVALGIEYTLFPPKKNGGHH, via the exons ATGAGAGAGCGAGGCGGGCAGGGGTCCCCGAGGGCCACGGGGAGGGGTCTACGCGGGTGGCGGTCCCGAGTGCCATGGCAGGTGCCAGCACGGGGGCCCCGCAGCCCGTGGGGCGCCGGTATCTCAGCTGCTCTCGCACCTGTGCGGACAACGGGGGCCCAGGCTGCCCCGCGAGCAGAGGGGCCCGCCCGTGCCCAGCACCGCCTGCGGGAGGGTCCGGGTCTGACCTCTGCCGGCCTCGCCCCACGGCTACAGCGAGGAGCGCCGCCgccacctccccctgcccctgcccgctGTCCCCGGTACCTGCCGCCCCCTCTCCCGTCCCCTTCCGGCCTCCTCTGCGGCCAGCCCTGCAGCGCCGCAACGCACCCGGCCATTGGGCCGCTCCCTCCAGCCAACAAGCGCCGCGCTCATTGGCTATTTCCGCCTCTCCCTCCACTCGTCCTCCCGCTCAGGCCCGCGAGGCACCGGGGCTGGGAACCCGGGACTCGCCTCCGAGAACGGCGGCTGCAGCTCCGGCGAAACGGGGCGGGGCCTCAGCGCCGGCTCGGAGCGACCGGCAGCGGGGCAGGAAAAGCTCCCGGAACCTATGCGCCCGGTAGCGTTCCCTGTCGGAGCCAGTCCCAGAGGGCGACTTCCGCTCCCGGGGCCGGTGCGCCCGGACTGAGCAGGGTGACGGAGCGGCCAG ACATGGGGCATGGACATGAGCATGGTCATGGGAAAATGGAACTCCCTGACTATAAACAATGGAAGATAGAGGGTACTCCACTACAGGATGTCCAAGAAAGACTGGCTAAGCGGGGTCTCAGAGACCCATGGCTTCG CAATGAAGCATGGAGATATATGGGTGGCTTTGCAAAACCGGTCACTGTTATGGACGTTCTCACCAAAGGTTTCAAGTGGGGATTCGTAGCCTTTGTGGTAGCTCTTGGGATTGAGTACACACTGTTCCCTCCGAAGAAAAATGGAGGACATCACTGA